The following are encoded in a window of Pseudomonas sp. St316 genomic DNA:
- a CDS encoding ATP-binding protein has translation MIRSLRLRLMLAAMTLAALFMLALLPAMQGAFSLALQESIEQRLASDVTTLISAARVENNRLKMPAQLPDERFNLADARLLGYIYDREGRLVWRSKATQEENINYTPRYDGQGNQFARIRENDGQEFFVYDVEIKLLGGQSAAFSIVTLQPVRDYEVTLQGLRDNLYLGFGAALVVLLALLWIGLTWGLRALRRLSQELDEIESGARESLSTEHPRELLRLTGSLNRLLYSEREQRSRYRDSLDDLAHSLKTPLAVLQGVSEDMARRPEDRGQAWVLQSQIERMSQQIGYQLQRASLRKSGLVRHQVRLRPVLQSLCDTLDKVYRDKRVHLSFDLPEHCQLPIEQGALLEMLGNLLENAYRLCLGEVRVSVHQTLGGTELSVEDDGPGVPPDQRARILQRGERLDRQHPGQGIGLAVVKDIIESYGAKLTLGDSELGGAAFRIHFPVV, from the coding sequence GTGATTCGTTCGCTTCGCCTGCGGTTGATGCTGGCTGCCATGACCCTGGCGGCGCTGTTCATGCTGGCATTGTTGCCGGCCATGCAAGGCGCGTTCAGCCTGGCGTTGCAGGAATCCATCGAGCAACGCCTGGCCTCGGACGTGACCACGCTGATTTCCGCCGCCCGAGTGGAAAACAACCGCTTGAAGATGCCGGCGCAGTTGCCCGATGAGCGCTTCAACCTCGCCGATGCCCGCCTGCTGGGCTACATCTACGATCGTGAGGGGCGGCTGGTGTGGCGGTCGAAGGCCACCCAGGAAGAAAACATCAATTACACGCCGCGCTATGACGGCCAGGGCAATCAGTTCGCGCGCATTCGCGAGAACGACGGCCAGGAGTTTTTTGTCTATGACGTCGAGATCAAGCTGCTCGGCGGCCAGAGCGCGGCGTTCAGCATCGTCACCCTGCAACCGGTGCGCGATTACGAAGTCACGCTGCAAGGGCTACGGGACAATCTCTACCTGGGCTTTGGCGCGGCCCTGGTGGTGTTGCTGGCGTTGTTGTGGATCGGCCTGACCTGGGGCCTTCGGGCGCTGCGGCGCCTGAGCCAGGAACTGGACGAAATCGAAAGCGGGGCCCGGGAAAGTCTCAGCACCGAACATCCCCGGGAGCTATTACGCCTGACCGGCTCCCTCAACCGCCTGCTGTACAGCGAGCGGGAGCAACGCAGCCGTTATCGCGATTCCCTCGATGACCTGGCCCACAGCTTGAAGACCCCGTTGGCGGTGTTGCAGGGTGTCAGCGAGGACATGGCCCGGCGCCCCGAGGACCGTGGACAGGCTTGGGTGCTGCAATCCCAGATCGAGCGCATGAGCCAGCAGATCGGCTACCAGTTGCAGCGTGCCAGCCTGCGCAAAAGCGGGCTGGTGCGCCATCAGGTGCGCTTGCGCCCGGTGCTGCAAAGCCTGTGTGACACCCTGGACAAGGTCTATCGCGACAAACGGGTCCATCTAAGCTTCGATCTGCCGGAGCACTGCCAGCTGCCGATCGAACAGGGCGCCTTGCTGGAGATGCTCGGCAACCTGCTGGAGAACGCCTATCGGCTGTGCCTGGGCGAGGTGCGCGTCAGCGTGCATCAGACCCTTGGCGGCACGGAGTTGAGTGTCGAGGACGATGGGCCGGGCGTGCCACCGGATCAACGTGCGCGGATTCTCCAGCGGGGCGAGCGACTGGATCGCCAGCATCCGGGGCAGGGAATCGGACTGGCGGTGGTGAAAGACATCATCGAGAGCTACGGCGCCAAGTTGACCCTGGGGGATTCAGAGCTGGGTGGGGCAGCGTTCCGGATTCATTTTCCGGTGGTTTGA
- a CDS encoding AraC family transcriptional regulator has protein sequence MRQRTIASHFARAALGGARRQGFDYFPLLQQLGISPELLDEPRARIAPEQFARLLQALWLALRDEYLGFGRAASKPGTFAMMCHALIHCRTLGKALQRGLLFYSLFPDAPSLTLEAEGERVRLVLDDSTLWDPDHFLTESLLVVWHRLASWLIGQRIGLEQATFGYVKPAHGAEYDLLFPCPLVFEAHSSSLLFHSRYLDMPLLQDERTLKHFLERSPADLLSRPDDGHSLSSQLRRLLSRDTARWPDLDTVAGHLHISPQTLRRHLREEGTSFQELKDQLRRDIAIYHLGRADLSLQQIAEQLGFSEPSAFHRAFKKWTGVTPGAYRALES, from the coding sequence ATGCGCCAACGCACGATCGCCAGCCACTTTGCCCGCGCCGCCCTGGGCGGCGCGCGTCGGCAAGGCTTCGACTATTTTCCTCTGCTGCAACAGCTGGGCATCAGCCCAGAGCTGTTGGATGAGCCGCGCGCGCGGATTGCGCCCGAGCAGTTCGCGCGCCTGTTGCAGGCGCTGTGGCTGGCATTGAGGGACGAGTACCTGGGATTCGGCCGGGCTGCGAGTAAACCCGGGACGTTTGCCATGATGTGTCACGCGTTGATCCACTGTCGGACCTTGGGCAAGGCCCTTCAGCGCGGTTTGCTGTTCTACAGCCTGTTCCCCGATGCGCCGAGCCTGACCCTGGAAGCCGAAGGCGAGCGAGTGCGGCTAGTGCTGGACGATTCGACGCTGTGGGACCCGGATCACTTCCTGACTGAAAGCCTGCTGGTGGTCTGGCATCGCCTCGCCAGTTGGCTGATCGGCCAGCGGATCGGCCTGGAACAGGCGACCTTCGGCTACGTCAAACCCGCCCACGGTGCCGAATACGACTTGTTGTTCCCCTGTCCGCTGGTGTTCGAAGCGCACAGCAGCAGCCTGTTGTTCCACAGCCGCTACCTGGACATGCCACTGCTGCAGGACGAACGCACCCTCAAGCATTTTCTCGAACGCTCCCCCGCCGACCTGCTGTCGCGCCCGGACGATGGCCACAGCCTGAGTAGCCAACTGCGTCGCCTGCTCAGCCGCGACACCGCCCGCTGGCCCGACCTGGACACCGTCGCCGGCCATCTGCACATCAGCCCGCAGACCTTGCGCCGACATTTACGGGAGGAAGGCACCAGCTTCCAGGAACTCAAGGATCAACTGCGGCGGGATATCGCCATCTACCACCTGGGGCGTGCGGATTTGTCGTTGCAGCAGATTGCCGAGCAGTTGGGGTTCTCAGAGCCGTCGGCGTTTCACCGGGCATTCAAGAAGTGGACGGGGGTGACGCCGGGGGCTTATCGGGCGTTGGAGAGTTGA
- a CDS encoding dicarboxylate/amino acid:cation symporter, which yields MTTRQPLYKSLYFQVIVAIAIGILLGHFYPQTGVALKPFGDGFIKLIKMVIAPIIFCTVVSGIAGMQNMKSVGKTGGYALLYFEIVSTIALLIGLVVVNVIQPGAGMHIDVATLDTSKIAGFISAGKDQSIIAFILNVIPNTIVGAFANGDILQVLMFSVLFGFALHRLGAYGKPVLEFIDRFAHVMFIIINMIMKLAPLGAFGAMAFTIGAYGVGSLVQLGQLMICFYITCVVFVLVVLGAICRAHGFSVIKLIRYIREELLIVLGTSSSESALPRMLIKMERLGAKKSVVGLVIPTGYSFNLDGTSIYLTMAAVFIAQATDTPMDLTHQITLLLVLLLSSKGAAGVTGSGFIVLAATLSAVGTLPVAGLALILGIDRFMSEARALTNLVGNAVATIVVAKWVKELDEDQLQTELASGGRGISDVREDDEQIAAAQIAAAESSAPGAVK from the coding sequence ATGACGACTCGTCAGCCACTGTACAAATCCCTGTATTTCCAGGTGATCGTAGCCATTGCCATCGGCATTTTGCTCGGCCACTTCTACCCGCAGACCGGTGTTGCCCTCAAGCCATTCGGCGACGGGTTCATCAAACTGATCAAAATGGTCATCGCCCCCATCATTTTCTGTACGGTCGTGAGCGGCATCGCCGGCATGCAGAACATGAAGTCGGTGGGCAAGACGGGCGGTTATGCGCTGCTGTACTTCGAAATCGTTTCCACCATCGCCCTGCTGATCGGCCTGGTCGTGGTCAACGTCATCCAGCCAGGCGCTGGCATGCACATCGACGTGGCAACCCTGGACACCAGCAAGATCGCCGGCTTCATCTCCGCCGGTAAAGACCAGAGCATCATCGCCTTCATCCTCAACGTGATCCCGAACACCATCGTCGGCGCGTTTGCCAACGGTGACATCCTGCAAGTACTGATGTTCTCGGTGCTCTTCGGTTTCGCCCTGCATCGCCTGGGTGCCTACGGCAAGCCGGTGCTGGAGTTCATCGATCGCTTCGCCCACGTGATGTTCATCATCATCAACATGATCATGAAGCTGGCCCCGCTGGGTGCGTTCGGTGCCATGGCCTTCACCATCGGCGCCTACGGTGTCGGTTCGCTGGTGCAATTGGGCCAGCTGATGATCTGCTTCTACATTACCTGCGTGGTGTTCGTGCTGGTGGTCCTGGGCGCCATCTGCCGCGCCCACGGCTTCAGCGTCATCAAGCTGATCCGCTACATCCGTGAAGAACTGCTGATCGTGCTGGGTACTTCCTCGTCGGAATCGGCCCTGCCACGCATGCTGATCAAGATGGAGCGCCTGGGTGCCAAGAAGTCGGTCGTAGGCCTGGTGATCCCGACTGGCTACTCGTTCAACCTCGACGGTACTTCGATCTACCTGACCATGGCCGCGGTGTTCATCGCCCAGGCCACCGACACCCCAATGGACCTGACTCACCAGATCACCCTGCTGCTGGTGCTGCTGCTGTCGTCCAAAGGTGCTGCTGGCGTGACCGGTAGCGGCTTCATCGTACTGGCGGCCACCCTGTCGGCCGTGGGCACCTTGCCGGTGGCCGGCCTGGCACTGATCCTGGGTATCGACCGCTTCATGTCCGAAGCCCGCGCCCTGACCAACCTGGTGGGCAACGCCGTCGCCACGATCGTGGTTGCCAAGTGGGTCAAGGAGCTGGACGAAGACCAGTTGCAGACCGAGCTGGCTTCCGGTGGCCGGGGTATCTCCGATGTTCGTGAAGATGACGAGCAGATCGCGGCGGCGCAGATTGCAGCGGCTGAATCCTCTGCTCCAGGCGCTGTGAAGTAA
- a CDS encoding CaiB/BaiF CoA-transferase family protein: MQGPLASLKVLDFSTLLPGPFASLLLADMGAEVLRIESPTRKDLLRILPPHDQGVSASHAYLNRNKRSLALDLKQPQALAVVTQLLEDYDILLEQFRPGVMERLGLGYEALKAINPRLIYVSITGYGQTGPYKDRAGHDINYLALAGLASQTGRADSGPLPLGIQAADIAGGSLHGVIGLLAAVIARQQTGQGQHLDVSMTDCVFSLNAMAGAGYLACGVEPGWETQMLNGGSFYDYYRTRDGRWMSVGSLEPVFMQALCEALERPELAAQGLSPKPEDQHALKQALQAEFEKHDFDELCSLFAGIDACVEPVLSFEEAIRHPQLQARELLTQVPRGDGSNQAQMACPLKFSQGLPEPRHIGAGLGAHTDQVLGELGFSVERIAQLRRSGVVL, encoded by the coding sequence ATGCAAGGCCCACTGGCATCGCTCAAGGTTCTGGACTTCTCGACCCTGCTTCCCGGCCCATTCGCCTCGCTATTGCTGGCGGACATGGGGGCCGAGGTGTTGCGCATCGAGTCGCCGACCCGCAAGGACCTGCTGCGGATACTGCCGCCCCATGACCAAGGTGTATCGGCCAGCCACGCCTACCTCAACCGCAACAAGCGCAGCCTGGCCCTGGACCTCAAGCAACCGCAAGCGTTGGCGGTGGTCACGCAATTGCTGGAGGACTACGACATCCTGCTGGAACAGTTTCGCCCCGGCGTGATGGAGCGACTGGGCCTGGGATACGAGGCTTTGAAGGCGATCAATCCGCGGCTGATCTATGTGTCGATCACCGGCTACGGCCAGACTGGCCCCTATAAGGACCGCGCCGGTCACGACATCAATTACCTGGCCCTGGCGGGGTTGGCCAGCCAAACCGGCCGTGCCGACAGCGGTCCGTTGCCGCTGGGGATCCAGGCGGCGGACATCGCCGGTGGGTCGTTGCACGGGGTGATCGGGCTGTTGGCGGCGGTCATCGCCCGTCAGCAAACCGGGCAGGGGCAGCATCTGGACGTGAGCATGACTGACTGTGTGTTCAGCCTCAACGCCATGGCCGGCGCCGGTTACCTGGCCTGCGGTGTCGAGCCTGGTTGGGAAACGCAGATGCTCAACGGCGGCAGTTTCTATGACTATTACCGTACCCGAGATGGTCGCTGGATGTCGGTGGGCAGCCTGGAGCCGGTGTTCATGCAGGCGTTGTGCGAGGCCTTGGAGCGGCCGGAACTGGCGGCCCAGGGTTTGTCGCCCAAGCCTGAAGACCAACACGCGCTCAAGCAGGCACTGCAGGCCGAGTTCGAGAAACATGACTTTGATGAGCTTTGTAGCCTGTTTGCAGGAATCGATGCTTGCGTCGAGCCGGTGCTGAGCTTTGAGGAAGCCATCAGGCATCCGCAGCTACAGGCTCGGGAACTGTTGACACAGGTGCCGCGTGGCGATGGTTCCAATCAAGCACAGATGGCTTGTCCGTTGAAGTTTTCACAAGGGCTGCCCGAGCCTCGGCATATTGGCGCGGGGTTGGGGGCGCATACGGATCAGGTGTTGGGGGAGTTGGGGTTCAGTGTTGAGCGGATTGCCCAATTGCGTCGCAGTGGGGTGGTTTTGTAG
- a CDS encoding SprT family zinc-dependent metalloprotease, whose product MLEQLNTRVEECYQQAESFFKRPFKRPVVSFKLRGQKAGVAHLHENLLRFNPQLYRENAEDFLKQTVAHEVAHLIAHQLFGERIQPHGEEWQLIMRGVYELPPNRCHTYEIKRRSVTRYIYKCPCDGSDFPFSAQRHSLVRQGRRYLCRSCRNTLVFSGETRVE is encoded by the coding sequence ATGCTCGAGCAACTCAATACCCGCGTCGAAGAGTGTTACCAACAAGCCGAATCCTTTTTCAAACGTCCTTTCAAACGCCCAGTGGTCAGCTTCAAATTGCGTGGCCAGAAGGCCGGTGTTGCGCACCTGCATGAAAACCTGCTGCGCTTCAATCCACAGTTGTACCGGGAAAACGCCGAAGACTTCCTCAAGCAGACCGTCGCCCATGAAGTGGCGCACCTGATCGCCCACCAGCTGTTTGGAGAACGCATCCAGCCCCATGGCGAGGAATGGCAACTGATCATGCGCGGGGTGTACGAACTGCCGCCGAACCGCTGCCACACCTACGAAATCAAACGCCGCAGCGTGACCCGCTATATCTACAAATGCCCCTGCGACGGCAGCGACTTCCCGTTCTCGGCCCAGCGCCACAGCCTGGTGCGCCAGGGGCGACGGTATTTGTGCCGTAGCTGCCGCAATACGTTGGTGTTCAGTGGGGAAACTCGGGTGGAATAA
- a CDS encoding Yip1 family protein: MIHHVVGLFTHPDQEWKDIRGDQEESISHMYLTHTLILAAIPAVSAFIGTTQVGWVIGNRPPVMLTQESALWMTVMSYLAMLGGVAVMGAFIHWMARTYDANPSLARCVAFATYTATPLFIGGLAALYPHMWLGMIVGTAAICYTVYLLYVGLPTFMNIPQDEGFLFSSSVLAVGLVVLVAIMAFTVIVWGLGVGPVYTN, from the coding sequence ATGATCCATCATGTCGTGGGGCTCTTTACCCACCCTGATCAAGAATGGAAAGACATCCGTGGCGATCAGGAGGAAAGCATCAGCCACATGTACCTCACCCACACGCTGATCCTGGCAGCTATTCCCGCGGTATCGGCATTCATCGGCACCACGCAGGTGGGATGGGTCATCGGCAATCGTCCACCGGTCATGCTCACCCAGGAAAGTGCGCTGTGGATGACCGTCATGTCATACCTGGCCATGTTGGGCGGTGTGGCAGTGATGGGCGCCTTCATCCACTGGATGGCCCGTACCTATGACGCCAATCCGAGCCTGGCCCGTTGCGTCGCATTCGCCACCTACACCGCGACACCTTTGTTCATCGGCGGCCTGGCGGCGCTCTACCCGCACATGTGGCTGGGGATGATCGTCGGCACGGCGGCGATCTGCTACACGGTCTACCTGCTGTATGTGGGCTTGCCGACGTTCATGAACATTCCCCAGGACGAAGGTTTTCTGTTTTCCAGTTCGGTGCTCGCCGTCGGCCTGGTGGTGCTGGTGGCCATCATGGCGTTCACGGTCATCGTCTGGGGGCTGGGCGTCGGCCCGGTCTATACCAATTGA
- the ttcA gene encoding tRNA 2-thiocytidine(32) synthetase TtcA yields MGTLTVNQNKLQKRLRRLAGEAVADFNMIEDGDKVMVCLSGGKDSYTLLDVLMHLQKVAPIKFDIVAVNMDQKQPGFPEHVLPAYLESLGVEYHIVEKDTYSVVKELIPEGKTTCSLCSRLRRGTLYTFADEIGATKMALGHHRDDIVETFFLNMFYNGSLKAMPPKLRADDGRNVVIRPLAYCSEKDIQAYSDFKQFPIIPCNLCGSQENLQRQVVKEMLQEWERKTPGRTESIFRGLQNVIPSQLADRNLFDFANLRIDENATPRFVNVVNL; encoded by the coding sequence ATGGGCACTCTTACGGTCAATCAGAACAAACTGCAAAAGCGCCTGCGCCGCCTGGCCGGTGAGGCGGTCGCCGATTTCAACATGATCGAGGACGGCGACAAGGTCATGGTCTGCCTGTCCGGCGGCAAGGACAGCTACACCCTGCTCGATGTGCTGATGCATTTGCAGAAGGTTGCGCCGATCAAGTTCGACATCGTTGCGGTGAACATGGACCAGAAGCAGCCCGGGTTCCCCGAGCATGTGCTGCCGGCTTACCTTGAGTCGCTGGGCGTGGAATATCACATCGTCGAGAAAGACACCTATTCGGTGGTCAAGGAACTGATTCCCGAAGGCAAGACCACCTGTTCGCTGTGCTCACGCCTGCGGCGCGGGACGCTCTACACCTTCGCCGACGAGATCGGCGCAACCAAGATGGCCCTGGGGCACCATCGCGACGACATCGTCGAGACCTTCTTCCTGAACATGTTCTACAACGGCTCGCTCAAGGCCATGCCGCCCAAGCTGCGCGCCGATGACGGGCGCAACGTGGTGATCCGCCCGCTGGCCTATTGCAGCGAGAAAGACATCCAGGCCTATTCGGATTTCAAGCAATTCCCGATCATCCCCTGCAACCTGTGCGGCTCCCAGGAAAACCTGCAACGCCAGGTGGTCAAGGAGATGCTCCAGGAGTGGGAACGCAAGACCCCGGGTCGTACCGAGAGCATTTTCCGCGGCTTGCAGAACGTCATTCCGTCGCAACTGGCGGACCGCAACCTGTTCGACTTCGCTAACCTGCGCATCGACGAAAACGCCACGCCGCGGTTCGTCAACGTGGTGAACCTCTGA
- a CDS encoding DNA-3-methyladenine glycosylase I, with amino-acid sequence MRDYKWLHEYCLNRFGSAAELEAHLPVPKTPAQLRKIGDDRYLSTMALRVFRAGLKHSLVDAKWPAFEEVFFKFDPEKVVLMSAEHLERLMQDARIIRHLGKLKSVPRNAQLILDVAHEKGSFGALVADWPVTDIVGLWTYLKKHGHQLGGLSAPRFLRMMGKDTFVPSYDVVAALNAQDIIEKVPTSLRDLATVQNAFNQWHEESGGRPMSQISMMLAYTVNH; translated from the coding sequence ATGCGCGATTACAAGTGGCTGCACGAGTACTGTCTGAACCGCTTCGGTTCGGCGGCTGAACTGGAAGCCCACCTGCCGGTGCCCAAGACCCCGGCGCAACTGCGCAAGATCGGCGACGACCGCTACCTCTCGACCATGGCGCTGCGGGTGTTCCGCGCCGGGCTCAAGCACAGCCTGGTGGACGCCAAGTGGCCGGCCTTCGAAGAGGTATTCTTCAAGTTCGACCCGGAGAAAGTCGTGCTGATGAGCGCCGAGCATCTGGAGCGGCTGATGCAGGACGCGCGGATCATCCGCCACCTGGGCAAGCTCAAGAGCGTGCCGCGCAACGCGCAATTGATACTGGACGTGGCCCATGAGAAGGGCAGCTTCGGCGCGCTGGTCGCCGACTGGCCGGTGACCGATATCGTCGGCCTGTGGACCTACCTGAAAAAGCACGGCCATCAACTGGGCGGCCTCTCGGCGCCGCGCTTCTTGCGAATGATGGGCAAGGACACCTTTGTCCCCAGTTATGACGTCGTGGCCGCGCTCAATGCCCAGGACATCATCGAAAAAGTCCCCACCAGCCTGCGGGACCTGGCGACGGTGCAGAATGCCTTCAACCAGTGGCATGAAGAGAGTGGTGGGCGGCCGATGTCACAGATATCGATGATGTTGGCTTACACAGTGAATCATTGA
- a CDS encoding DUF2069 domain-containing protein, translated as MAKKPKILPSIQWLEPRVRIARALSLLCFFGLVGLLSAYYLLIADLHGARPWVILLIELVPLLILAPGMLTGSARGHSWMCFVVNLYFIKGALAAYDPNRQLFGVLEMVASVAVFCSALLYVRWRFQLNRRLAGEGDIGVAG; from the coding sequence GTGGCTAAGAAGCCCAAGATCCTGCCTTCGATCCAATGGCTGGAACCGCGCGTACGCATCGCCCGCGCGCTCAGCCTGCTGTGCTTTTTCGGCCTGGTGGGGTTGCTCAGCGCGTACTACCTGCTGATCGCCGACCTGCACGGCGCGCGCCCCTGGGTGATTCTGCTGATCGAGTTGGTACCGCTGCTGATACTCGCGCCAGGCATGCTCACCGGTAGCGCCCGCGGACACTCGTGGATGTGCTTCGTGGTGAATTTGTATTTCATCAAGGGCGCACTGGCGGCCTATGACCCGAACCGACAGCTGTTCGGCGTGTTGGAGATGGTGGCGAGCGTCGCGGTGTTCTGCTCGGCCTTGCTGTATGTGCGTTGGCGATTCCAGCTGAACCGACGGCTGGCGGGCGAAGGCGATATCGGCGTCGCCGGGTGA
- the wrbA gene encoding NAD(P)H:quinone oxidoreductase, translating into MTTPYILVLYYSRSGSTNEMARQIARGVEQAGLEARLRTVPAISAECEAVSPDIPEQGPLYASLDDLKHCAGLALGSPTRFGNMAAPLKYFLDGTSNLWLTGALVGKPAGVFTSTASLHGGQETTLLSMMLPLLHHGMLITGLPYSESALIDTQGGGTPYGPSHHAGADGKSGLNEHEVALCRALGLRLAKTALLLENGRG; encoded by the coding sequence GTGACCACGCCATACATCCTGGTGTTGTATTACAGCCGCAGCGGCTCCACCAACGAAATGGCCCGGCAGATCGCCCGTGGTGTCGAGCAGGCCGGGCTGGAAGCCAGGTTGCGTACGGTCCCGGCGATTTCTGCCGAGTGCGAAGCGGTTTCGCCGGACATCCCTGAACAAGGCCCGCTCTACGCCAGCCTCGATGACCTGAAGCACTGCGCAGGCCTGGCCTTGGGCAGCCCGACCCGGTTCGGCAACATGGCCGCGCCACTCAAGTACTTTCTCGACGGCACCAGCAACCTGTGGCTGACCGGTGCGCTGGTGGGTAAACCGGCCGGGGTGTTCACCTCCACCGCGAGCCTGCACGGCGGCCAGGAAACCACCCTGCTGTCGATGATGCTGCCGCTGTTGCATCACGGCATGCTGATCACCGGCCTGCCCTACAGCGAATCGGCCCTGATCGACACCCAGGGCGGTGGCACGCCCTACGGCCCGAGCCATCACGCCGGGGCCGACGGCAAAAGCGGCTTGAACGAACATGAAGTGGCCCTGTGCCGCGCCTTGGGTTTGCGCCTGGCGAAAACCGCCCTGTTGCTGGAGAACGGCCGTGGCTAA
- the arsC gene encoding arsenate reductase (glutaredoxin) (This arsenate reductase requires both glutathione and glutaredoxin to convert arsenate to arsenite, after which the efflux transporter formed by ArsA and ArsB can extrude the arsenite from the cell, providing resistance.), translating into MTDLTLYHNPRCSKSRGALELLEARGLTPTVVRYLETPLDAAHLERLLGKLGLTARQLLRTGEDEYKDLNLADESLSQAQLIAAIAAHPKLMERPILEAGEKAMIGRPPEKILEILP; encoded by the coding sequence ATGACCGATCTGACGCTTTACCACAACCCGCGCTGCTCGAAATCCCGCGGTGCGCTGGAACTGTTGGAGGCCCGTGGCCTGACACCTACCGTGGTCCGCTACCTGGAAACCCCGCTCGACGCCGCGCACCTGGAGCGCCTGCTGGGCAAGCTCGGCCTCACCGCCCGGCAATTGCTGCGCACCGGCGAGGACGAATACAAAGACTTGAACCTGGCCGACGAAAGCCTGAGCCAGGCCCAGTTGATCGCAGCCATCGCCGCCCACCCGAAGCTCATGGAACGGCCGATTCTGGAAGCTGGGGAAAAGGCCATGATCGGCCGTCCGCCGGAGAAAATCCTGGAGATCCTGCCGTGA
- a CDS encoding TlpA disulfide reductase family protein: MARRLTAALTFIGILLLAGCGNDYGVDQNGQAIASQRLDKQWVVLNYWAEWCAPCRTEIPEFNALAEQLKGRNVGVFGVNFDQVQGEELKSASDKMGIRFTVLARDPAEIFDLPRSEGLPVTYIIDNQGKVREQLLGEQTAAGVMAKLEALQVLK; the protein is encoded by the coding sequence ATGGCAAGGCGATTGACGGCGGCACTGACATTCATCGGCATTTTGTTGCTCGCCGGCTGCGGGAACGACTACGGCGTGGACCAGAACGGTCAGGCCATTGCCTCGCAGCGACTGGACAAACAGTGGGTGGTGCTCAACTACTGGGCCGAATGGTGCGCACCGTGCCGTACCGAAATCCCGGAATTCAATGCCTTGGCCGAACAGCTCAAGGGCCGCAACGTCGGTGTGTTCGGGGTCAACTTCGACCAAGTGCAGGGCGAAGAACTCAAGAGTGCCAGCGACAAGATGGGGATTCGCTTCACGGTATTGGCGCGGGATCCGGCGGAGATCTTCGACCTGCCTCGCAGCGAAGGGCTGCCGGTGACGTACATCATCGATAACCAGGGCAAGGTGCGCGAGCAACTGCTGGGGGAACAGACGGCGGCCGGGGTGATGGCCAAGCTTGAGGCGTTGCAGGTGCTCAAATAA
- a CDS encoding META domain-containing protein, translated as MKRLALCASIGMSLMGCAAEPVQLQHNRSYILEWIGERPLMDYSHLTITLGDDGRAYGNGGCNHWFAPYTLEGHRLSFGKIGSTRKLCAPAVMEQETRFLQALEKVERWDISPIEQMRFWPAQGKPLRWWLEEG; from the coding sequence ATGAAACGTTTGGCCCTGTGCGCGTCGATCGGCATGAGCCTGATGGGGTGTGCCGCTGAACCTGTGCAGTTGCAACATAACCGCAGCTACATCCTGGAGTGGATCGGTGAGCGACCATTGATGGACTACAGCCACCTGACCATCACCCTTGGGGATGACGGACGTGCCTATGGCAACGGCGGCTGCAACCATTGGTTCGCGCCCTACACCCTGGAAGGCCACCGTTTGAGCTTCGGCAAGATCGGCAGCACGCGCAAACTCTGTGCCCCAGCGGTAATGGAGCAAGAAACGCGCTTCTTGCAGGCCCTGGAAAAGGTCGAACGCTGGGACATCTCGCCCATCGAGCAGATGCGCTTCTGGCCGGCCCAGGGCAAGCCGCTGCGTTGGTGGCTGGAAGAAGGCTGA